From one Bordetella genomosp. 9 genomic stretch:
- a CDS encoding LysR family transcriptional regulator encodes MKTKLENVASGIGVFAAIVDGGSFAAAADMIGMSPPGVSRAIARLEKRLGIRLFNRTTRSVSLTEEGRRFHEQVIPHLAGLEEAAITASGSASAVRGRLRVNVDAVCYRAILGPALDRFMDAYPELEIELIARDSLGDLVTEGFDLAVRFGKPRDSTLVARKVLDTAVVTVAAPAYIERWGRPARPQDLHDHARRCLEFRDPQTGRPFPWEFHRGRKRLIVPTHGRLTVNDPGALLQACLAGSGIAQMLQLGAAELIADGHLVNLFPDWTDERFPLYVFHPSRHHVPAKTRAFLEFIADWARG; translated from the coding sequence ATGAAAACGAAACTGGAGAACGTCGCCAGCGGCATCGGCGTCTTCGCCGCCATCGTCGACGGCGGCTCGTTCGCCGCGGCGGCCGACATGATAGGCATGTCGCCGCCGGGCGTCAGCCGCGCGATCGCCCGCCTGGAAAAACGGCTGGGCATCCGGCTGTTCAACCGCACCACACGTTCGGTGTCGCTGACGGAGGAAGGTCGCCGGTTTCATGAACAGGTGATCCCGCATCTGGCGGGACTGGAAGAAGCGGCGATCACGGCGTCGGGCAGCGCCTCGGCGGTGCGAGGCCGGCTCAGGGTCAATGTGGACGCGGTGTGCTACCGGGCGATCCTGGGTCCGGCACTGGATCGCTTCATGGATGCCTATCCCGAACTGGAAATCGAGCTCATCGCCAGGGACAGCCTGGGTGACCTGGTCACGGAAGGCTTCGACCTGGCGGTGCGCTTCGGCAAGCCGCGCGACTCCACCCTGGTCGCCCGCAAGGTCCTGGACACCGCCGTCGTGACGGTGGCCGCGCCGGCCTACATCGAGCGCTGGGGCCGCCCTGCCCGCCCCCAGGATCTGCACGATCACGCGCGTCGGTGCCTGGAGTTCCGCGATCCGCAGACCGGCAGGCCGTTTCCGTGGGAGTTTCATCGCGGCCGCAAGCGGCTGATCGTGCCCACCCATGGACGCCTGACCGTCAACGATCCGGGCGCCTTGCTGCAGGCCTGCCTGGCCGGTTCCGGCATCGCACAGATGCTACAGCTCGGGGCCGCGGAACTGATCGCCGACGGCCATCTGGTCAACCTGTTTCCCGATTGGACGGACGAACGTTTCCCGCTCTATGTGTTCCATCCCTCCCGACATCATGTCCCGGCAAAAACGCGGGC
- a CDS encoding NmrA family NAD(P)-binding protein encodes MYAITGITGQVGGALARELLASGQPVRAVVRDAGRAASWAARGCEIAVAQMDDAQALAQAFRGAKGVFILLPPAFDPQPGFPAAKRIIDAVSTALRDARPPKVVCLSTIGAQASETNLLSQLTLMEQTLRGLPMPVTFLRAGWFMENAAWDVASARGQGVIGSYLQPLDRPVPMVATEDVGRTAAVLLQETWTGARVVELEGPRRVSPNDIAAAFARVLGHPVRAAVVEREDWESLFQAQGMKNPMPRIRMLDGFNEGWICFEGPDDSVLRGRVDLDSVLGGLVAKAG; translated from the coding sequence ATGTATGCGATCACGGGTATCACGGGGCAGGTGGGCGGCGCGCTGGCGCGCGAGCTGCTGGCCTCGGGCCAGCCGGTAAGAGCCGTCGTGCGCGATGCCGGGCGCGCCGCATCCTGGGCAGCGCGGGGATGCGAAATCGCCGTGGCCCAAATGGACGACGCCCAGGCGCTGGCGCAGGCATTCCGCGGCGCCAAGGGCGTCTTCATCCTGCTGCCGCCGGCGTTCGATCCCCAACCGGGATTTCCGGCGGCCAAGCGCATCATCGACGCCGTATCGACGGCGCTGCGCGACGCCCGGCCCCCCAAAGTCGTTTGCCTGTCCACGATCGGCGCGCAGGCCAGCGAGACCAACCTGCTGTCGCAGCTCACGCTGATGGAACAGACGCTGCGCGGCCTGCCCATGCCAGTGACGTTCCTGCGGGCCGGCTGGTTCATGGAGAACGCCGCATGGGACGTCGCATCGGCGCGCGGCCAGGGCGTGATCGGCAGCTATCTGCAGCCGCTGGACCGGCCGGTGCCCATGGTCGCGACCGAGGACGTGGGGCGTACGGCCGCCGTGCTGCTGCAGGAAACCTGGACCGGTGCGCGCGTGGTGGAACTCGAAGGGCCGCGCCGCGTCAGCCCCAACGACATCGCCGCCGCGTTCGCCAGGGTATTGGGCCACCCCGTGCGCGCCGCGGTTGTCGAGCGTGAGGACTGGGAATCCCTGTTTCAAGCCCAGGGCATGAAGAACCCGATGCCGCGCATACGCATGCTCGACGGGTTCAACGAAGGCTGGATCTGCTTCGAAGGTCCGGACGACAGCGTCCTTCGCGGCCGGGTCGATCTGGACTCGGTCCTCGGCGGCCTGGTGGCGAAGGCCGGGTAG